One region of Candidatus Zixiibacteriota bacterium genomic DNA includes:
- a CDS encoding lipopolysaccharide assembly protein LapA domain-containing protein: protein MWVFRSILILVIIAVIVGFAVYNSGPSQTVDVDLIWAKRFDVPAITIVFWSFVLGSLISLLLFISVYLKISNQLSEAQKAIKGLQAEVTTLRNRPIEETRDLLEKKGGLQE, encoded by the coding sequence ATGTGGGTATTCAGGTCAATCCTGATACTGGTAATCATAGCGGTCATTGTCGGTTTTGCGGTCTATAACAGCGGCCCGAGCCAGACGGTTGATGTCGACCTCATCTGGGCCAAGCGGTTTGATGTGCCGGCAATAACGATCGTCTTCTGGTCCTTTGTTCTCGGTTCGCTGATTTCGCTTCTGCTCTTCATTTCGGTTTATCTGAAAATTTCCAATCAGCTCAGTGAGGCGCAGAAAGCGATCAAGGGATTGCAGGCGGAGGTGACCACTTTGCGCAATCGGCCTATCGAGGAAACCCGGGATTTGCTGGAGAAAAAGGGCGGCCTGCAGGAGTAA